The window agagagagagagagaatagagaaTTCGGCCAAGGGAAGTGGAGAGAAATTTCAGCCAAGAGTGCTTGGCCAACACCCCTCTGTTAGTTAATCCCAgtgtgcttctaattggtgaagaagcagaatcttaAAGGGGATAATAATTaattctttatttctatttaatgaataataaaataatagtaCCACATCCATTAAATTAAACAAGCTAAGTAATTAGCAAATCTCAAAAATAGCCTTACATAATAACATcttattatgtaccaaccctccactaatcatcattatcattatggaatctagggcatgtatacATATACTGCCAAACctcattccatagtacatgtccatatcagAGCGTCTATGTATGTAGTTGGAATCCTCAAAACGCGGTCAaacatttttaattaaaacatacatataacgtataattttatgtgaaaataaattttgcaaaatcatttccaaaacggtataGGATCCTGGTTCTCATTCAACCATCCACAGACAACCTCTTACTTGATGTTCCCCAACCGGGTAGTGgctggagaccatgttgagtgactctttcactcacaaaatgttcgTACATTCCCAGAATACCGGCTTTGGTTCTTAGAATCTCAGTCATTAATAAACCAAAGAATGTGTTCACATTTTGCAGGGACAAGATCCTCTCAAGTATTGGGTTTCGATGGCGTATGTCTATTCCTTACTTACATCCGCCAGTaacacatgagggaattgacataaatagattcttcgtcaatatCCAACAGTAtgtgtactcgcattcgtaccctgacatcaacatgCGTAGGTGTACCCAAtgtgacaaccatatgataagggtgctcagcccaaaccctagtcgtgactaccattttaagtgtaAAATTAAGGACACAATGCCCAAAAATTTCATATcaaatgtgataatattaaaccaaaatgcaTAAACGGTTCAATATAAACTAAACCGGGTTTGAAGGACACAGAAATCCAACAATATATCAGTATCATATTTGAAATGGTTATGGTTGATACCAATACAGATCGACCAATACCAATATCTAAAACCCTGATTATTATCCGTcggatctgggtttccaaagaAATAAACGTCTATTTAACATGTGATTGAACAATGGTGTCGTAGACGTTATCGGAATCAGATCTTGTGAATCACATGATTCGAATTGGAAATGATCGAGCCAGCTGATCCTGATCCCAACAGATTCTTATAAGGACCCTCTCTTTTGAATCTCCTAACTGATTTCATGTTTTTCATGGGAGCCACGACCAATCGGTGTAGGGAAGGTTAATTATGATGCAAGTTTCCTGCCCTCAATAACAAAAGGTGGATTGGATTGGGTATGGTTTTTCGAAACCATCACGGGCGTTGTCTTCACACTATTTCTAGAcaggaagaatccaatttgttATGGTGGGCGAAGCTTTGGCTATAAGATCAACACTTTTAGAAGGCATTTTAGAGGGCTTTGATcgtttgttggtggaaattgaTCACAAGGATATTGTCACATATCTTCAACGAGGAGATGGTGTTTCACCAATGGTTATTAAGCCTATCTTGGATGTATTTATTTGTCATCCCATTATGAATCTTGTTGTTTTTCTTATATTCCAAGGGAGCAAAATAGTTTTGCCAACTTATAGGCAAGGAAGGCATTGTCGATAACGTATACGACAGTTTGGCCAATTTCCATTCCATGGATTATAGACATGTGTTCTAGACCATTGATGCATACTCCACGTTAATCTCAATAAAGTGATCTTtcaataaaaaacccaaaaaaaaaaagatttaatgTTTTACCTTCATTTTTCTATCAAGTAAAGTaatagaaaatcaatgaaacttactttttgaattttcttcCCCGATTCTAATTGTTAATATTCAGAATAGTTCCAACTTAGATCAAAATCGATAGAGGCtgatctaagggtgtcaattggtgcGATTTTGGTTATTCGGTTGGGTTGCGGTgcggtttacattttgataaggtgaaatcaaaatcgaaccggaTATGAATCAGATAAATCATAATCGTTTTGCATACGGTCCGATTTTAccggtttctattcgattttcaTTATCCGATTCATAaccggtttacatgcggtttgtatAGTGTCGTTTTGAGAACTAGTAATGAAGACATCCTTAGTTTTCAAGGCCTTTATATTCCCAtgtttccccattctctccCGGTCTACTctcactcatcatatttcccatgcctatgtgataaaaaaaaaatattcccaTCCTTAACCGTCGTTCTAttcctttcctattctttgtttttccattttttttcttctccactctcacatgataaataaactatttattttattagaaagtagggtttagttaatccattttaacatcatacatcattttcaattcatacttgaaaaaatataatatatagttaacccattacattttacttattttatgtttcaagaaTGATAcaataattatgtttattaaattaattattatgttattaattaatccaattgatgcatgtGCTAGTATTCAAGTAAGAGGTAtcggtttctattttgtttcttattcagTTTAGAACCACGGTTTTGAGttgcaaataaaaaatgaaccgggaagagaacctataaaatcaaaatcggaTCATTTTTCTACGGTGCAGTTCGGTTCGATCGTAAACGGTCGATTTCGgtttcattttgacacccttaggctGATCCCATGTCCTATTGCATATACTTGAAACCTTGTGTCATAGGATCAGTGGTGAGGTTAGCAAATTCCTTCAAATGATGCTAGATTTGCTTGGTATTTTAACTTTCCATCCAACCCATCAACTTTGTATAAAAGGAAGAATAGTATAGTCAGCAGTggaaattaatgaaaaaaaacatagaatttCATGACATGAACCATTGTTACTTCTATTAACACCTTGACCATGACTACTCTATCTTCAGTATTAATATTGACCtcaaatgcattttgaaaaccAAGATTTACATTCATTAGATTTCACTTAGgcagcatttggtatgcattttaagTTGATTTCGtcttctcggatgataaaaatagttgttttgaTCGCTCGAGAATGTAAAATCAACCGATAATTTATTCCAAGAATActtaccaaacacagccttaatttccaaaatccaaacatTATATGAGATCGATGACTATTTTCATTCTTCATGGCAAGATagctttttttttccaacattcTATACGTGAAATGTTTGTAAATCTGAGAAAAAACTATAAAATGGTAAACAATCCCCCATGCATTCATGGAATAGATTAGGGCAACAAATTGTATTCTTGtatgatataaaaaataaaaaaatggggcACGTCGACAATTGTTAACGGTTCTAAAAAATTATGAACCATTACATGTTCCGGCCCAACCACTATAAGGACCCGGTTCGATCATGGTCAAACTTGGCTGACCAGTCACGATGGACTTGGCAAACAACTTGGGATTGCAACTGCTTGCAAGTTGTCAAGATTTAATCTCAGGTCCTTTGCTTTGCTTATATACAATTTCTTCACGTTTGACCTTTGTTCATGAAGTAATCTCGTAAGGCTTCGTTTGGCATTAGCTCTGAAGGGACAGTCAGAAGCCATGAAACCATCCACCAAGTGAAGGTATGCCTCCAGGTCATGACAACAAGCCACGTCAGCGTTTGGTTTAAGATATGGTGACATTTTGCTATCCACCCGGAGCTCTGTCCCCACATGTGAGTAGGCCCAAGGCATGTTATCCAACACGTTCACTACCCCTGCCACCTTTTCGTTGTCTCTCAGTTTCTGGTCTAGTTCTTCGCACACGAACATCCCTGGAACCTTCGTGATAACATCTTGTGAGTTCACGATTCTTAACACCTTGACTCCATTATTGCTGACCCGGTTCGCAAATGCCCGGTTTCCGACTCTAGGACCGCCGAAGGAAAAGACGGCGATCGGTGGCATTTCCTGTGCACATGTGCTCAGTTCGTCGGCGGCTAGTAGGGCTAACGCCGCACCAAGGCTGTGGCCGGTCACCGTGATGCTCAGCGTCTCACCCTTGTAGAGGTCCATTAACCTCCGTACTTCTTCGACCACCGATTCGGATAGGCTTGGCATGTTTGAACCGGGGGTTTTGTACAAGCTCAAGAACCCGCACTCTACCTTGGCCGGTTGGACCTGACCAGAGTTATCCTCTCCAGGGACCCGGTCCAGTACGTCCCTTACGTTTTCGGCCCATTCGAGACACGTGGCAGTCCCACGGAGCGAAATAATTATGTCTCTCCTTCCCATCCGTGAAATCTCCCTCTTGTCATCGCAAACCGCCACGTACCCAATCCAACTGGACCGCTGTGTCATCCAGCCAAGATCGGGTGCCATGTCATCCACCCATGATGGCAGTCCTATCGATGACGTGGCGTACAGACTCTTTGTTACCTTGTAAGACTTATCAGGCAACGACACCTGCCGAGGCAGAGGAGCTTTGTCGTCTGATGTTGCGGGGTTGGAGTTGAAGGTTTGATATGCGGCCTGGATGAATTCACCG is drawn from Telopea speciosissima isolate NSW1024214 ecotype Mountain lineage chromosome 1, Tspe_v1, whole genome shotgun sequence and contains these coding sequences:
- the LOC122661583 gene encoding phospholipase A1-Ibeta2, chloroplastic-like, whose translation is MEIVRTISAQNGLGFQASRPSLACRRVSRLNPLTRVSASTQTLTIESTQTHLSNLEKLLQKQVPPPLQYNTQPPHKDSGNGSSPEKMVRNLFENLNLTKILPDNMKAAAEEMSPRHMNRLQRLLSKSPEYSPRNNLGSRWREYHGCNDWVGILDPLDENLRREIVRYGEFIQAAYQTFNSNPATSDDKAPLPRQVSLPDKSYKVTKSLYATSSIGLPSWVDDMAPDLGWMTQRSSWIGYVAVCDDKREISRMGRRDIIISLRGTATCLEWAENVRDVLDRVPGEDNSGQVQPAKVECGFLSLYKTPGSNMPSLSESVVEEVRRLMDLYKGETLSITVTGHSLGAALALLAADELSTCAQEMPPIAVFSFGGPRVGNRAFANRVSNNGVKVLRIVNSQDVITKVPGMFVCEELDQKLRDNEKVAGVVNVLDNMPWAYSHVGTELRVDSKMSPYLKPNADVACCHDLEAYLHLVDGFMASDCPFRANAKRSLTRLLHEQRSNVKKLYISKAKDLRLNLDNLQAVAIPSCLPSPS